The stretch of DNA AAAAGGGAATGCTTTATCTCTACAAAGTAGAGTAACTGAATACCTGTTAAAACATATTCCTCCGTATTTCATCTTATTATGATGCCTTGCATCAGAAGAAAATTGTTCTAGAGTTAACTTTCTCTCCTCTTTGTTGTACTGACTTTCTGTGTAAGGTGAACGTGATATCAGGAAATATGTGTCTTCTATCACTATTACTCCTTGTTAAGTCATATGTAAGATATCAGCAGATTTACTTATCTTTAGATGTAGTTTAAATGCTTTTTGTGCTGTTTTGTTGCTGATACAGCCCTGCCATTCAAGAGAACAGGGTGACTACTGTTCAGTGCTTGTCGGGCACAGGTTCTTTGAGGGTTGGGGCTGAGTTTCTGGCTAAGCATTATCATGAAGTTAGTATTCCTTGCTCTCTTTCCCTTTATATGTCTAAATCAAATGGACACTTCTATAAGCTTCTACTGTTTGTTTTGTTGCCAGCATACTATATATATACCACAGCCAACATGGGGAAACCATCCGAAGGTTTTCACTTTAGCTGGGCTTTCAGTAAAATATTACCGTTACTACGACCCAGCAACACGAGGCCTGGATTTCCAAGGTACTACTGTAATCAATGTTCTTAAAGTTCTACAGTTGTAAGTAAGAACCGATTTCTCTTTTTCATGGACAAGTGAACTTGCTCCTGGTCGTGTCTAGAAAGATCTATATATTATGTGTAGCTAGCACAGgatctttatttatttaattttgtatTCTGTTGGTAAAGATATAAGCATAGTTTATCTGTGGCTTCTCCTGTATTTGGGTGTTGCGTATCAAATTTAATCATGAACCCTGTAGGACTTTTGGATGATCTTGCTGCTGCACCCGCTGGAGTAATAGTTCTTCTCCATGCATGTGCTCATAACCCAACTGGCGTTGATCCAACAAATGACCAGTGGGAGAAAATCAGGCAGTTGATGAGGTCCAAGGGGCTGTTACCTTTCTTTGACAGTGCTTACCAGGTAAAGCTTATGATGGGATTTTGAATTCAAGTGATACTTCGTTAAGAATGATTACCAAATAATTTGAAGCCCCAAACTATGTATTAATGGGCTGCTCAATGGACCCCTACTATAATGAATATTTTTGATATTGCAGGGTTTTGCCACTGGCAACCTAGATGCAGATGCACAATCTGTTCGCATGTTTGTGGCTGATGGTGGTGAATGTCTTGCAGCTCAGAGTTATGCCAAAAACATGGGACTGTATGGGGAGCGTGTTGGTGCCCTTAGCATTGTAAGTCCTTTTGTCGGTTGTAATTGCTTTCCCTTTTTAATAAGCAATAAAATTGCTTTCCCTTTTTAATAAGCAATATAGCATGATATCCATGGCTATATCATGCTATTTATGTCTAAAGATGATTTTTTCTTTGGAAGCATAATTCAGGTTATATTCCCTAAAAGGCTAAAAAGAGGTTGTTCTGTTGGTACAATGAACACAGTCTCTAGAGATATTGAAAGCCAATTTTTTGAAGATGGCTTCCACTTAGATTGTAATTGGAAAAGAAAGAGAAGGACAAAGTGGAATTAGTACCGGATTGTATGTTTAGGAAAAAGTGTCgtttttttttgagttttatcAGACAGGTACTAAAAGCTGACTAACACTACAATAAAATTTTGTGTTGTGTTATAGGTTTGCAAAGATGCAGATGTTGCAAGCAGAGTCGAAAGCCAGCTAAAGCTGGTTATCAGGCCAATGTACTCTAATCCACCAATTCATGGTGCGTCTATTGTTGCTACTATACTCAAGGACAGGTTTGTACAACTATATACAAGATTCTGTTTTGTTGTTAGTAGATGCTATACCTTCTACATTTTGATGTGGTTGCTCATCTAATGGTGATAGACAAATGTACGATGAATGGACAATTGAGCTGAAAGCAATGGCCGACAGGATTATTAGCATGCGCCAACAACTCTTTGATGCCTTGCAAGCTCGAGGTATCTGATCTTCATATTTGTTCTTTCTAGGGAAGCATACTGTATTCTGTATGATGGGTTTGACTGCTACTGCAATAGGAACTTTTTCTGGAAAAGTGCCAGGGTGAAAGAACCACGGCAACTAAATCTTCTGACTTCATTGTTCAGTTTAGTGCTAATGTAAGTTTTATTCTGTTGTGCAGGTACAGCAGGTGATTGGAGTCATATCATCAAACAAATTGGCATGTTTACTTTCACAGGATTGAATACTGAGCAAGTTTCATTCATGACTAGAGAGCATCACATTTACATGACATCTGATGGGTAAGGACATCTGACTgttgatatttttttttatttgtttagttTGTTACTTTGGGTTGCTTTTTTCTCAGTAGAAACTTAAATAATTGGAACTTAGAAGTCCTTATCATTGATTATTTCGGCTTGAATTCTTTAATAAGGAGAATTTCAGACTTATAGCTTCAGTTTTGAGAGGAAGCATAAACAAGTCCAGCTCTGTCATTCATACTTAAAATTTACAGAAGAAAGTGCAGTTCTGTTTTCCCCCCCTCCCAAATTATATTGATTCTCAAAAGAACTTACCTTCAATCTATGGCACATTTAGTAATCTGGTATCAGTTGAAACATCTCTTTGTTGAAGTTAAGATTTTGGTTAAAAAGATCATCATCTCTAGTGACATTTTCTACTTTCCATTTTTAGAAGGAATGATTTTCTCCTTTCTCATTTGCAGGAGAATTAGCATGGCAGGCCTTAGTTCTCGCACAATTCCGCATCTTGCCGATGCCATACATGCTGCTGTTACCAAAGCGGCCTAAATGAGTTCAGTTGCATTCGAGAGCGGTCTTATTGAGAAACTAAGTCTGTTTTTCCTTGATCGCTTCCTTGTCCTTTGATGTTAAATAAAAACTTGTATGACTATATAGACATAGTATTTGGATGTCAGATTTTGAAATCCCATTATAAAGGGATTTGATGAATGCAAATCACCTTCTGTCAAATTATTAAGTTAGGCTGAATGTTATGAATTCGTAAATTTCTTGGGAATTTTACTTATGTGCAGTAACATTTTAAGTATCATGGATGAATTAGCAATATTGCACATCAACAGATGTTCTTCATGTATTGCACATCTACAGAAACTGACATGAACTTGAAAaggaaaatagaaaagaaaaaagataaaaaaaaacctAGGTTGCTCGATGGAAGGAGTCACTTCTCCTGAGTGCTTAGCATCAAAGTTTATACTTCAAACCCTGCACTGACTTATGCTTTGAGATGGACATGGAGTAATTCGTGAGGAACACTTTCCAAAAGCAAAAAGCCAAGAATGCTATTAAAAGGAAAAGAACATCTAACCAAAAAATGGATTACATCTTGAAATTACCTATTCGCTTCAGAAGAAGAGCAGTTACAGTCTTGCATACACTGGTAAGAGAAATTAGACACTGATCTGGTTCTCTACTATATGAATCAGACTTTGATCACTTTAGTGTTTAATGCCGAGCAGTAGGGACTTGTTAGGCCACTTTCAATGTAAGAGAACTTATCGTTGCATGGATTTTTCATTATCATCTTGGGCAAAAAGTTTCCTGATTCTTATGTCTCCCTCTCCTTGCTCCATATTCCACCCCATGAAATCGGACAAGGTCATTGAGGTTGGTGTTTCTGCTGCAGAACTTAACATCTCTGACTCTCCCCTGGGAGTTGACATTCCACTTAGTGGTTGCTGAGGTGAAGATTCAGCTGAAGGGTTCCACTTTGCTATCGCAAGTGATGGATCTTGTGTGACAGAATCTGCGTATAGGACATCCTCAATACGCGACATAACTGTGTTGGCTAGGCTTTCTAGCACCCTTGAGTAGCTCTCCAGAACAGCATGTCCCACATCCTGCAGGTGAAACAGTTGATAATTTGTTCAATGAATATATCAGTTGTGTAGAGAGCCAGCAGGATAGTTCTTACTCTGTTATATTGGATTTTACTGATCTCGAGGGAAGATTGAGGAATTCCAGGAAATCTGTGTTTTAGCAGGAGTAAGATAGTCTCTGCTCTCTCTTCAAAGAGCTCCCTCTTCTCCAAACTCACAGCTGGAACCCAGGAAGATTTTCCATCTTTTTGGTGCATCTTCCTCTTCCAAATCACAATAGATGCTTCAATTCTGTTTTTAAGGTCAAGAACTTTGTGTTCTGATGACATATCCATGGTTGAAAGGAATTGTTCTGGATCAAAGAATTCGACCGTGATGTTCTTGTAGATTGAATCACCAAGACTTGATCTACCATTCTAGCAGTAGAAGAGCAGGAGTCAGAAAGAAGCAGTATGTTAAAATCTAACTTGTGAGTGTGTACTTGTGCTTCTCACCTTGGGGAGAGATTCAATGTAGTTTTCAGGGACTTCCATTTCTGCTAGTATTTGAGCGTTAATCGCCATGGATGCTTTGAGTACTTGGTTCACACAATCCTTCTGATATTGTAGCCATCTCCGGGAAGCATCTGAGAGTCCCTCAGGTGGAACCTTGATTGTAGGTAGCCACCATTTATCAGTCCTCTGGACACCTTTCTCAGATTCTTCAGCATCTCTCGAGACATACCAGAATTCTTTTGCATCTTTGAAGTTATCTAAGCAGTCCTGTAAATGTTGATTCAGTTATTGGGGAAGTTGATACAATTTAAGTAAGTAATAGAGTGCACTTCAGGTTTCTCACAATGAGCATTGCATCAAGCTTCTTCAGAGCAGGGATGTTCATGAGCAGATCTCTTCTTTGTTGAGTAACCATTATCTGTCAAAACAGGGATTACATTTCTTACTTTAAATCTTGAAGCAGAAATGTAAGGAGGACGAGACTGAAATAGTACCTCCATGTTTGTTCCATCTTTTGATTTTTGTTGCGCGGGGATAAACTCAACAATGTAATCTGTCACAGATAATAGCCAGTCGATTTCTTTTCTCCACCTCTCTTTTCTCTTTTGAGACATAGGCTCCAATTTCGATTGTTCTCCAAAAACAGAAGCTATAACATGTTACAAACAGATGTCAGaaacattttttttttctccGTTGAAGAATACAAGGAAAGAACATAAATCGAACATTGATTAACAATTGCATAGCAGAACTATACATGGACGTCGAAGACCAGGGCATTATTTGAGAGTTACCAGCTAGATTGGTAATGGCGTTTGATAAAGCCAGAGCTGATGAAACACCTTTTCCTCCTCCTGACATATCCTCCCCTAAAAGCAGCTTTGCAAATCTTTCTTTCATCAACTCCATGTCTGAATCCATAACATTTACATCAAATTAATGTGTCATGACACATTAATACGGTTCAAATTGTGCATACATACAGCACAATTATATAATTATCTATCAATGTCAAGAATAATACCTGTAGGTTCATTATCTTTTTGGGTATTTCCTGCCTTAGCTGCATCCTGGGTTAAGCTTGAAACAGGTTCATTATCCATCTGATGATTTTCTAAAGGTACAGACGTTGTTCCGCCTTGGCTAATAAATTGGACGTTTCCAATGTTGTTATCCATGTCCTCTTCATCACTATCACTCTCCCCCCCAATGCTCTGTGCCAATCTACTTGGAATCTCAAATATCTTCCTAAAATTGAAAGACCTCGACTTCTGAATCTTATTTTCTTCGTTAACCATTTTGTGCCAATTCCCGAATCAGAGGGTATCTATATAACCAGGGGATTAAGAAACAATATAAGAATCCACACCAAAGATCTGAACCTGAAACCTTAAGCAACTTTTAACAACCATTAATGTTACTGTATAAACTTCCCCTATATCAAGAGGATATAAAAATTCTTTTCACCCTATTTGTACAATATAATTTTTCGTTGAAGGGGAttaattaaatccctttgaaCCATGACGCTCTGTCCCTGCCCCTAACTATGAAAACTAGTTTGTATACCCCCAACAATGTTGCAAGAAGACGTAGTAATATTCGTGAACTGCATGAAGATAGACTTTTTTGTACATATGTTCTTTCTCCTCAAGGAATGTGAGAAACGGAAAATGAAGAAAACCCctccttttcttttttggtaTAAAATGAGAAGCCAATGATGGTGATGAATGAGTGAAGGGTTTCTTATTTTCCTGATGAAAGGGGTTAGTGAAAACAAGGgaaagaataataaataacacaTGTTGTTCTTGGTCTGTTTTAGTAGAATATATGTGGTTGAATTTTCACCTATAGCAAAAAGCCCGGGAAAGCATACGATGGACAACTAACTGTCGTCTTAAAATGGTCTCTCCACGCAACACTCTAGTCAACACTTGTCATAACACATTTATTTATCTTTGCTATTCATTAAAGTTATAATAATATTGTAGTGTCTTAGTTTTCACATTTTCGTATTACTCATTGTACATTTTTTAATAGTTATTTTGGTTTTACTTTTGAAGTGTCGCAGATCAACAAAGCAGGTGTGCCTCTAAGCTTTGTACATGAAGAAGTTCGCCAACGATCATTAGTAAGATCCTGACAGATTTCTTACATTTTTTGCACTTcttttatatataataaaagaatGCACATGGGCATTTTTGAAGTGGCATTAAGCACCTCTTGAGGGATTCTATTTTGTAGTTAATTAGGCTTTAAAGTTTTAAGAGTGTTTGGACAAGATTGGGTTGGTTTTGCGGCTAAGTATTGGTGGAAGATGTTTTTTCAGGTTTTTGACTGACTCCCGTGAAACTATTTCATAGAAATTCATTGATATCATCTTTTTATAAAGCAAATCGATTTCGATTCTTGAATAATCCACATCACTTCTGCTTCTATTGGAACACAAGATTCCCTTTTTCTATGGAAAAAACCCGTATCAATAATTCTGAAACGTATTCGGTTTGTAATTTAGCGGTGTATATTTATAATGTATATTACTAATATATAGAAACGGGAGTTAAAGCTATACGAACAAGGGTAAATGTGGTATTATAATTGTTTATCATGGGCATTTCGGTATTTGACTTTCATTATGGGCCAGTGGCCACGTGTTTAGCAGCTTTATATTTGTGAACAAGTTTAAGTTTAACATCACTTTTATTTCTGGTTCTTCTTCAATCTCTGTTCTTTCTATTACTCTTCCTTTCTCTCTCACTTGCATCTTTATATCTTCTCTGCAACTAATTCTTTTTGTAAAAAGTTTTGCTCTTATTCAATCTTAATCTGGCATTTAAAAGGTGAAAGAGAAAATTTAGCCATAATATTTTTCGTATTAATTTTTGCATATCTACGTAGACTTGCTTGGAATATATGCCTAGATGTATAATTTTGTATAATTGATGAACAAACTCTGATTTTTAGAGTAACTCGATTCCTTTGGCACACTGATGCAGCCAAGGTGCTTGATGATCTGACCCAAACAACTAGCTTTTCTCTAGTTGACAAGTTGATAAGGAGGATGCATCTGTCTCAATTTACTTTCTACATGCATGTTTCATGATCTATGCGATGCAACTTTACTATGTATCATATAATAAAATGTCTCACCTTACATTGAGTCTTGGGATATGTTGAGTCGATTTCTATAGCAACATTTGGTCCAAAAATCTTTTAAGTGTTTAATTAATCCTGTGATAGgacaatataaatatttaatcgaATGTAGGTGTACGTATCTTGAAGCTCAGATCTTCTGAAATTGCCGCAGCGATGATAATGTTTGATTCAGTCTACCAAGGAAAAGAAGAACACATTGAAAGGTGAATGCATTGTATTTGATCATGTGTACTTTTGATTCTTAATGCCAAGGGAAGAATTTTGCGGTGATATTTGGCTGTCTTTCAAAATGATGTTTAATTTTAGACTATACGgtactttggtttatttttatattaatgAAAGAAAAAATTTGATTAGTACATACACCAAaaacaatcattctgcaaatataAGATGACTAAGTTGTTAAATGCATGGATAGGCAATGCATTGTAATAATTTGTTATACATGACTGTGGTGTAAGAGTAAGTATGCTATTCAAAAGGGCATGTTATCACAGAAAATGCCTATAAGAATCTTATAGTATGAGGCACCTATATGAATTGTTATCTTTTTGTCGAAACTTATTATGAAATAACTCAAAGTGATTTTAACTATTGCCAACTCATATGGTAGTTGTCATGGCAATGATGACATTATGGTTGGGTACTTTCGCCAATATTTGCCTGGTAAACAAGCTTTTAAAGGGGGAATTGGCCAAAAAGCACTTCACTGTTTCATTAGATAAGCTCTTTGTATTTGTTGATTCTGCAGTGGTACCTCTATTGGTATTATAATCTTCTATTGTGCCTTTCTTTTAAGATATTTAACATTGAGAAAGAGTTCCTTTATACGTTTCACCTTATAAAAAGAAGTATCTTTTATAGAAATCAAAATATGTAACATTAAAGTGCTAGATGTTTCAAAGCTTATTTTCTGTATTCCTTAAATAAATTCTACTTTCAGTAATACTAGTCTGCTGCACAAGACAACTATGATCTTGGCTGAAGAGAGTATGGAAGTGGAGGTTCCCAAGATTTAGGTTGCCTAAGGTCCCATTTTTCGGTGAGTTGCACTGCTACTGGAAATCCTTATTGATTTCTTTATGTTTTTGCTCTGTAGCATATTTTAATGAAGTTAACTCTGTTGTAGGGAGTGAAACCTGCAACTGCAAAAGCTTTGAAAATATTCCCTATAGCGAAGGCAGGAACGAGAATTGTGCCTCTTATGTTTAAATGGCGGTGAGCATGCAAAAATCGTGGGAATTGCTATATTGGATTGTGCCACTGTCTGAATAATGAATGCATTAGTTTTTTTCTCTTTCGGTAAAGCGACTTGCATTCCAGATTTGGATAGGAGTTGAGCACACATTTTAGAGCGATAGGTTGTAACTTTGGTTAAGGCTCCTCAATACACATCTAAGTTTTGATTATTTCCTACGATATTTCATCACATATTAAAggagttttttctttttctcagtACTATTTTCCATTGTTCTTGATGATACAATGAATTTGTTGGATTTCATAATTTTAAAGTTGTTTGAGAAAGTAACAGAGTACAAGAATTGTTAGAAGTTTAGTTTATGATTGTCTATGTTGGGCCCGTGCTTTTGCACGGACTATACcttactagtatatatatattgagcAAGTGTAATATGTATAATAAACGTGTTCGTATTAGTTAGTTGTTTCATATGACATTATTTAGTATTCGGGAGTGTATTTAATCAGTTTAGTTATCAGAATAATTTAATCAGTTTAGTTATCAGAATAATTTAATCAATAAATGTGAACAATAAAGTGGTTGTTTAGTGATGTAAGATGCATGAATATATTTGGTTTGTTATCTCAAATGTATGTATGTATAAGATCGGTTGTATATTTAATTCAGCCATCTCTTTAATTCAATACATGTATATTTTTTCTtatatcatactatattataagtatgAAGACCCAAACTAAAATTTAAAAGATCGAAATAACCTTATAAAGGTGAATGATTATAATACCCTTCAATATAATATTATTTCAGATATAAATTTGTACAAAGAGGTAAAGATACATTctaagaaaattaataaaaagaaaatatttaaattgaaatAATGACAGACATTCACCATTAAAAATAATCCTCCTATTATATGATGAATTATAACTACAcattaatttattatttattttgttaatCATGCATAGAGTTTAAACGTTAATTCCCTTGCAAAGCTACATCGGGCCTTTTGCAAAGTTACATCGGGCCTTTTTCAATTGAAAGGCGCATCGAAAAATTCACATACCAGCGGAACACACCAGCCTGGTGAAAAATCCATCtagtcttccatgtcagccgcctcaggctatttcaaaaaatacatggaagatcattcagaaagcCACCTCACAATaccgaggggaacagacctcccaaccatcaagagcctgaccaatcatcatcatcctgcaggtaaggctccgaggacgtcgccaactcaggtgggggagaatgtcatgggctgctttccatcatcaacccatgaccccttggacacACCCTGTGGCGTCtcggcaagcctcccaatgcctagcgccacggtcggccccgtggtctcggcagcgccaaatgacaagcgcgcatgtgcctctgtcgtcCCACCGATAATCAGTGTCAGTACCCAGTGACTGGCGAATGCCATTAGTActgcgcgcaccgacaatgccgcgcacacaaaccatcatgttgccaacAGCGCCGCCCGcacagacagtgccccgcgcgcagacccaatgccaaacaccagcgcccagccgctggcagatccaaatagtgccgcgcgcgccaacagcaatgcgcgcgcagaccctgatgctcaagacaaagttgctgccatcggacttgcttccatagaagactaagtcttTTTCATTATAATTATatagtagttttacttcattcattttcagtgtgcttctacaactttcttaggtcaactcatgtaactttggtttatttttttaagcattattaagggggaccaaagcattcaaacatttaagcattcaaacaattctctgtactggtgtctctcccccctccccctccccccgatACTGCATTGCATCTTGCAATAAATTTCATCATCATCATTACAATCATcaactttcatcatcaattgctcattttttgctgctcaattgctcatgacattggttttcccgtacggcactgacaatctagtctagcgtaagGCGAGTACCTCAGTTAGCGCATAGCAACCGCAAtgactgacatcggttgcttagccttacgtagCCCTttcaaggaacttcaggaaggcaccgcgtaacagttggtatcagagcctaggctcgacatcagATGAGGGAACCCAttgccatcatcatcaccatttctgaccatggtgaattacggggatcgcatcacgaccctagaagagatggttgacgcattacggcccatcgtggatacgttgcctgatctaaaagccagcctagtgcaaagcttggatgacctggaccgcagaatgcggcaggcAAAAATTaacatagcaaacatcagtcgcgactctgaggAAGACCGGCAAACGGCTGCCATCGAGGCAACCGAAATTCATGGcaaattcgaggacctccaacaggagcgtgccgaggatttagcccatcgggaactagaggcagacagactgaGCGTCATGCatcaaaccatagacaacttgacaggccagctcaatgttgtcaatgctgcccttcaaagcctgctcaaaggaggcgaaaaccaAATCAGAGGTGCCATGAACATCGCCcccatgccacaaaagctgaaaattccggatcccaagccatacaacggagcccgggatgctaaagaagtggaaaacttcatcttcgacatcaaacaatacttcgatgccgtgggaaaattggaaaaatacaaaaaagtagcaactgctgccatgtatcttcagggtgatgcaaaactctggtggcgagtcaaatacgaagccatcagggccggtgaagatactctccagacatgggTAGAACTGAAGGTCGCCATACGCTTCCTGTTCTTCCCCAAAAATAtggaatacaatgcacggagaaagttgcgtgaactcTGCCACACCAGGTCAgtgcgggactacgtgcgtgaattctccgcactcatgctaaacatacgggatatgggggcaaagacaaactgttcgcattcatagaaggtttaaAACCTCATGCTCGTATAGAGCTGCAAAGACAACAggtagataccctgcccaaggccattcaagctgcagagtgccttggggattataagttggaaactcagaaggataggccccagccgcctgtccgagggggatacaacgggagccaacctagcaacggTGGCCCCAACAAAAATGGAGGAGATCGAGCTGCATCCAAAtctaagactccttcctcaagcagcAACAGTGCTGCGTCAGTCAACAACaatcaggggagaaagcccccatcagaatgccgtcattgcggtgggaaacattggaacaatcaatgcccTAATacccaaatcaatgctcaacaaactgttgACGATGATGAGTCAGATCAGGACGGCTCAGTCGGCGCAGAACAAGTAGggccttcaacgcatttgttggctccattcatgataccttggcgggaaccagtgctggcaaccccaagaagaacacattcccaatcgacaagaaagggaaaggaaaggcggacgagaggcctcccacatcacaaaagaggaccttaatgttcgttgacatgaaagtaaacggcagacctattcgggcattgatagacatgagtgctagccacaactacctggcctcaactcaggtgcaatgcctcggtctagcagtgcaaaaatgcaagggtcgtgtcaaggctatcaactctccatctcagctagtgagtggaatagccaaagaagtgccaATGAAGCTTGGCCCATtcaagggaatattcgacctacgcatagctatcatcgataacttcgaactgatagtgggattggacTTTCTCAAGCAAACAAACACCATCCCGataccatatgccaacatgctcctaatgatgggagacaacggggccaaaccccGTACCATACCGTGCATACCCATAAATATGACCACTGGAAACATCTCGGCCATGCAGTCAAAGAAGGGAACCAATAGACCTGAACCTACGGTTTcggctgccctcaacatcatcaatCAAACATCAGATCATCGGCGTCCAAcagctcatggcgcccctcattgtgtgaagacctgtcaagcattccaaaagcacaagtcggatcactcagcacaagcgggactcttggagccactgcctgtcccacagagaccttgggaaagcatttccctaaATTTCATCACACGATTACCCAAGGacggaaatcatgcaaccatcatggtggtagtagaccaattttccaagtatgctaccttcatcgcagccccacagaacatatcggcagaagatacagttcgactcttcttctctcatgttgtcaaacattgg from Nicotiana tomentosiformis chromosome 11, ASM39032v3, whole genome shotgun sequence encodes:
- the LOC104109843 gene encoding aspartate aminotransferase, cytoplasmic, whose amino-acid sequence is MANSSNSVFAHVVRAPEDPILGVTVAYNKDTSPVKLNLGVGAYRTEEGKPLVLNVVRRAEQMLVNDTSRVKEYLSITGLADFNKLSAKLIFGSDSPAIQENRVTTVQCLSGTGSLRVGAEFLAKHYHEHTIYIPQPTWGNHPKVFTLAGLSVKYYRYYDPATRGLDFQGLLDDLAAAPAGVIVLLHACAHNPTGVDPTNDQWEKIRQLMRSKGLLPFFDSAYQGFATGNLDADAQSVRMFVADGGECLAAQSYAKNMGLYGERVGALSIVCKDADVASRVESQLKLVIRPMYSNPPIHGASIVATILKDRQMYDEWTIELKAMADRIISMRQQLFDALQARGTAGDWSHIIKQIGMFTFTGLNTEQVSFMTREHHIYMTSDGRISMAGLSSRTIPHLADAIHAAVTKAA
- the LOC104109842 gene encoding rho guanine nucleotide exchange factor 8-like; protein product: MVNEENKIQKSRSFNFRKIFEIPSRLAQSIGGESDSDEEDMDNNIGNVQFISQGGTTSVPLENHQMDNEPVSSLTQDAAKAGNTQKDNEPTDMELMKERFAKLLLGEDMSGGGKGVSSALALSNAITNLAASVFGEQSKLEPMSQKRKERWRKEIDWLLSVTDYIVEFIPAQQKSKDGTNMEIMVTQQRRDLLMNIPALKKLDAMLIDCLDNFKDAKEFWYVSRDAEESEKGVQRTDKWWLPTIKVPPEGLSDASRRWLQYQKDCVNQVLKASMAINAQILAEMEVPENYIESLPKNGRSSLGDSIYKNITVEFFDPEQFLSTMDMSSEHKVLDLKNRIEASIVIWKRKMHQKDGKSSWVPAVSLEKRELFEERAETILLLLKHRFPGIPQSSLEISKIQYNRDVGHAVLESYSRVLESLANTVMSRIEDVLYADSVTQDPSLAIAKWNPSAESSPQQPLSGMSTPRGESEMLSSAAETPTSMTLSDFMGWNMEQGEGDIRIRKLFAQDDNEKSMQR